In Oncorhynchus gorbuscha isolate QuinsamMale2020 ecotype Even-year linkage group LG03, OgorEven_v1.0, whole genome shotgun sequence, the DNA window TTAGACAGCGTAGGCCTAAAATGATCTACAATGGTTAACTAtactgagacccccccccccccccaacataaATTAATTTAATTATCGATGATGGATGGAAGAATGacatgtgttttgttgttgttgagtcaaTCAATTTATCCTAAACAGTTTGACAATACCTATGCGTGCATAGTATGGGCGTGTCTTAAAACTCTTATCCCACGTCTTCTCTAACTTTTCTTCCTTTTCCCGAGTGCTGGTGTGTATGTAGCAAGCTACGAACTTGACCGCAGCAAAATGTTCAATTTCGGATCAAAAATACTTGTACTTCTTCTCGTGGCTTTCCCATGTGGCCTGATATCCTTCGGTAAGTCATTTTATCCTTTTGAATTTGTATTCGTCACTCCAACGGTCCAGAGTTCATTTGCAATAATGAAACGTTAACAAAGTTAACATTGACGTGGCATAACGCAGTTTTTCATTCAGTGATATTTAACGTTTGAAGACTGCATTGTCTTAAAGCTTCGTGCTCAATATCCATATTTCATTAATTAAACAAATGCATTTAACATAAAATTATAGCAGGAACATAACACTTTTGGAAGCTTTCTCAATATAGGCTTGTTGAGACATCGCATGCTTATGCAAATGTAACATTTCCATAGATGTAGTTTTGTGGTTAAGAACCTTAAATGGAGAAACAAAAATGACACATTTTTCAAGACAAAATATGTCTGGTAGGCAATATTTGTTTCTATACACAACTAGTATTCTGCACTAGAGCGCTAAATAAAATGATATTAACAAAGTTTAGCATATCTTTGCAGGGGGGCTATTATTTTGAAAAATACAAGTAAAAGATCTGCGGTCATGCTGCCAGCATAATATACTGCTGCTAGGAGAACGGTAATCTACACTGAGTTCCCCTTTTCTCTATGGTGACGTGTCCCAGGATCATCGTTGCGTTAGTACTGTGTTGATGCATTGTAACACCCGTGTGAGGCGCTTACTTTTACGTTGTATCATGCCTGTTACATAGTGTTGAAATTGATACAATAGGGCAGGCCTACTACTAAATGATTGACTTTGTAATTTGTTATACAAAGGTTATACAGCATTTTCGATGAATTAGGCCTACCAATCATGAAGCATAACATGACCTAGTTTTAGCCTTTAGGCTACACATTCTTTGTGAACGCGCACAATTAACTAATTAATCTCTTTTCATTATCACTTGCATCTATTTAGTAGTGTCACTAGTTTACATTTATTTGATCCATTGTATCCTatgtgtattttttgtgaagatgGACAAACTAGGGGTAACGTTAGGTTAAGAGACCTGGCCTTTTTAACAGGTGGCGAGTTGAAGTCACACTTATCAGTTATTATAGCAATTTCTGCAATGTGTATGTGTTAAAATGCACACATTGCTAATGGCTTCTTCTCTGTTTGGACAGGCCGAGTATCTGCAGACTCTGAGTCTGCGGAGGACATTTTCCCGGATTCAACAGtcgatgaggatgaggaggaggaagaggatgaggtgcTGGTGGAAGAAGATCAGGTCCCAGGCTCAGTATGTGTCGTTGGTCGAACTGGGATGAAAGCGGCTTCTATTGTCCCCGCCAAATGATCCAGACAGTCATTTGACATATTgctatttgatttgatatttttaAATCTCTCAGGAAACAGAAGATGACATAGATGAAGATGCTGCAGTTGGAGATGTAACCTCTCACCctgatgctgacaccaccattGTCTTTGTGACTGGGGAAGGTTGGCCTTCTCTTCCTTGATGAAGACTTTCATATCATTTTACACTCAGTCATTCATTGTAAATTTAAAGGCTAATATGCAAGACAGCGTTGAATTTAATTATTCATTCACATCCATGGTTTAATTTGTATATCTTTGTGCCCTCTATCCAGAGTTCCCAGCCAATGAGATTGTGAAGTTCCTGGTGGGTTTCACCAACAAGGGAAGCCAGGATTTCACTGTCCATTCCCTGGAGGCCTCCTTCCGTTACCCTCAGGACTTCCAGTTCTACATCCAGAACGTGAGTCTGGTCTCTCGGATGCATGACGCCTGCATGCCTTATCTGAGGAATAGAAAGTCCCCATGAAAACACACATGATTCTGTAACACTTCATACATTATAATGGGGTTTGTAATCTGTTTACTTCCAATTTATTAActaactattactatactattaacTTATTATAAAGCATTTACAAACCTGAAACATATGTATTACCTATGATAGATGACAGTTAGTTCAAAAACAGTGTGTTGTATTTACCAAATATACATGGAATGCCCTGTAAAATGTAGTATTGGGAACTTTCTGCCATTGTTGATCAGAAAAGTAGACAAGATTATTTTGGTATCTAGTTCACAGCCTTGCCCCTGAGCACTGTGGTCCAGCCCCAGAAGCAGGC includes these proteins:
- the LOC124030709 gene encoding translocon-associated protein subunit alpha, producing MFNFGSKILVLLLVAFPCGLISFGRVSADSESAEDIFPDSTVDEDEEEEEDEVLVEEDQVPGSETEDDIDEDAAVGDVTSHPDADTTIVFVTGEEFPANEIVKFLVGFTNKGSQDFTVHSLEASFRYPQDFQFYIQNFTALPLSTVVQPQKQASFEYSFIPAQPMAGRPFGLVILLNYQDSEGNGFQTAIYNQTVTIVELEEGLDGETIFMYIFLTGLVVLAVFGMYQVLESRTRKRFPVKVETGTGGMNGVDISWIPQETLNIMSKASASPKASPRKRTKRAVGVDQ